In Liquorilactobacillus hordei DSM 19519, the following proteins share a genomic window:
- a CDS encoding SprT family protein produces MNNRSLQKIVERISLDSFGQSFDYSATFNSRLRTTGGRYNLKTHNIDINPKMLSEHDELTLQGVIKHELCHYHLHLNNMGYRHRDRDFKKLLAEVQGLRYAPTNESVHVYSYVCTKCDQLYVRKRRIDLRKYVCSKCHSRLKLKNK; encoded by the coding sequence TTGAATAATAGGTCTTTACAGAAAATTGTTGAAAGAATCTCATTAGATTCATTTGGACAAAGCTTCGATTATAGTGCAACATTTAATAGTCGATTACGTACGACCGGTGGGAGGTATAATCTTAAGACGCACAATATTGATATAAATCCTAAGATGTTAAGTGAGCATGATGAGCTAACTTTGCAAGGTGTGATTAAGCATGAGTTATGTCACTATCATTTACACCTTAATAACATGGGGTATAGGCATAGAGATAGAGATTTTAAAAAGTTATTAGCGGAAGTGCAGGGTTTAAGGTATGCCCCTACAAATGAGTCTGTCCATGTCTATAGTTATGTTTGTACAAAATGTGACCAACTGTATGTTAGAAAACGCAGAATAGATTTGCGAAAATATGTCTGTTCGAAATGTCATAGTAGATTAAAATTGAAAAATAAATAG